The proteins below are encoded in one region of Rana temporaria chromosome 2, aRanTem1.1, whole genome shotgun sequence:
- the MIS12 gene encoding protein MIS12 homolog, with the protein MSVVPVCYETQYFGFTPQTCILRLYISFQDYLFDMLLVVESVILKKLEKFPNSGINRFEVRESTERYLAIINERFNYLFQKMENCLLQLVLNIPRNILLREDEVHENYSCSKDQFDVLQNEVQTLHRQYKEEKRVTQSLLGELEEQKAVQAELEKILSWFDGLDKICREHGMIDLMESFAFMAQTSKKLQVSVKEIDVKHNKLALDMTSRTPVQRRTQRSSQGKLKLY; encoded by the coding sequence ATGTCTGTTGTTCCAGTGTGCTATGAAACCCAGTATTTTGGGTTCACACCACAGACCTGCATTCTTCGACTTTACATTTCATTTCAAGATTACTTATTTGACATGTTGCTGGTTGTTGAAAGTGTCATCCTGAAAAAACTAGAGAAATTTCCAAACTCTGGGATAAATCGCTTTGAGGTTCGGGAAAGCACAGAAAGATATCTGGCGATCATTAATGAACGCTTCAATTACCTGTTTCAGAAAATGGAAAACTGTCTTTTACAACTGGTACTTAATATTCCCAGGAATATTCTGCTACGTGAAGATGAGGTACATGAAAACTACTCTTGCAGTAAAGACCAGTTTGATGTGCTCCAGAATGAAGTACAGACATTGCACAGGCAGTACAAAGAAGAAAAGCGTGTTACTCAATCCCTTTTAGGTGAACTGGAAGAACAGAAAGCTGTGCAGGCAGAATTGGAAAAGATACTGTCTTGGTTTGATGGACTGGACAAAATTTGCAGAGAACATGGGATGATAGATCTGATGGAGAGCTTTGCATTCATGGCTCAAACATCAAAGAAACTGCAAGTCTCTGTAAAAGAAATAGATGTAAAGCATAACAAACTTGCCCTTgatatgacttccaggactccGGTACAaagaagaacacaaagatctagcCAAGGAAAACTTAAATTATACTGA